One Fusarium falciforme chromosome 1, complete sequence genomic window carries:
- a CDS encoding Glucose-6-phosphate 1-dehydrogenase, producing the protein MDPCMELKQNTTIVVLGASGDLAKKKTYPALFGLYRNQFLPQDVKIVGYARTKMDHEEYIRRIKSYMKTPTKESEQQLEEFCELCTYVSGQYDKDESFQVLEQHLQDIEKGRTETHRLFYMALPPSVFTIVSQHLKKVCYPTKGIARVIVEKPFGKDLASSRELQKSLEPDWNEQELFRIDHYLGKEMVKNILILRFGNSFLGATWNRHHIDNVQISFKEPFGTEGRGGYFDEFGIIRDVMQNHLLQVLTLLAMERPISFNAEDIRDEKVRVLRAIPAIEPKNVIIGQYGKSLDGSKPAYREDDTVPKDSRCPTFCAMVAYIKNERWDGVPFIIKAGKALNEQKTEIRIQFKDVTSGIFKDIPRNELVMRIQPNESVYIKMNSKLPGLSMQTVVTELDLTYRRRFSDLKIPEAYESLVLDCLKGDQSNFVRDDELDASWRIFTPLLHYLDENKEIIPMEYPYGSRGPAVLDDFTASYGYKFSDAAGYQWPTTTATPNKF; encoded by the exons ATGGATCC GTGCATGGAGCTCAAGCAAAACACcaccatcgtcgtcctcggcgcTTCTGGTGATCTTGCGAAAAAGAAGACG TACCCTGCGCTCTTCGGTCTG TACCGAAACCAGTTCCTCCCTCAAGATGTCAAGATCGTCGGATATGCCCGCACCAAGATGGACCACGAGGAGTACATTCGACGTATCAAGTCATACATGAAGACCCCCACAAAGGAGTCTGAGCAACAACTCGAGGAGTTCTGCGAACTCTGCACCTATGTCTCCGGCCAGTACGACAAGGATGAGTCGTTCCAGGTTCTCGAGCAGCATCTCCAGGACATTGAGAAGGGTCGCACCGAGACCCATCGACTCTTCTACATGGCCCTGCCTCCCAGTGTCTTCACCATTGTTTCGCAGCACCTGAAGAAGGTGTGCTACCCCACGAAGGGCATTGCGCGCGTTATT GTTGAGAAGCCCTTTGGCAAGGATCTTGCCAGCTCCCGTGAGCTTCAAAAGTCCCTGGAGCCTGACTGGAACGAGCAAGAACTGTTCCGAATTGACCACTACCTGGGCAAGGAAATGGTCAAGAACATCCTGATCCTCCGATTTGGTAACTCATTCCTGGGCGCTACCTGGAACCGCCACCACATCGACAACGTTCAGATTTCCTTCAAGGAGCCCTTTGGCACCGAGGGCCGTGGCGGCTACTTTGACGAGTTCGGCATCATTCGCGATGTCATGCAGAACCATCTTCTCCAGGTCCTTACGCTCCTGGCCATGGAGCGACCCATCTCCTTCAACGCTGAGGATATCCGTGACGAAAAGGTCCGCGTCCTCCGCGCCATCCCCGCCATTGAGCCCAAGAACGTCATCATTGGCCAGTACGGCAAGTCCCTCGACGGCAGCAAGCCCGCCTACCGCGAGGATGACACTGTCCCCAAGGACTCTCGATGCCCTACCTTCTGCGCTATGGTTGCGTATATCAAGAACGAGCGATGGGACGGTGTCCCCTTTATCATCAAGGCCGGCAAGGCGCTCAACGAGCAAAAGACAGAGATTCGAATCCAGTTCAAGGATGTCACTTCGGGTATCTTTAAGGACATTCCCCGAAACGAGCTTGTCATGCGCATCCAGCCCAACGAGAGTGTCTACATCAAGATGAACTCTAAGCTTCCTGGTCTGAGCATGCAGACCGTTGTTACTGAGCTCGATCTGACCTACCGCCGACGATTCTCGGACCTCAAGATCCCCGAGGCTTACGAGTCTCTTGTGCTCGACTGCCTGAAGGGCGACCAGTCCAACTTTGTCCGTGACGACGAGCTCGACGCCAGTTGGCGAATCTTCACTCCTCTCCTCCACTACCTGGACGAGAACAAGGAGATTATCCCCATGGAGTATCCCTATG GATCTCGCGGCCCTGCTGTCCTCGACGACTTCACGGCCTCGTATGGCTACAAGTTCAGTGACGCTGCCGGTTACCAGTGGCCCACGACCACTGCCACTCCCAACAAGTT TTAA
- a CDS encoding 60S ribosomal protein L33-A — translation MPSEAGHRLYVKGRHLSYQRSRHTTRPATSLIKIEGVDDTQGANFYLGKKVAFVYRGQKEIRGTKIRVIWGKVTRPHGNSGVVRAKFTSPLPTKSFGASVRVMLYPSSI, via the exons ATGCCTTCGGAAGCCGGTCACCGAC TATACGTCAA GGGACGTCACCTGAGCTACCAGCGCTCTCGTCACACTACCCGCCCTGCCACCAGCCTGATCAAGATCGAGGGTGTTGACGACACCCAGGGCGCCAA CTTCTACCTTGGCAAGAAGGTCGCTTTCGTCTACCGGGGCCAGAAGGAGATCCGGGGCACCAAGATCCGTGTCATCTGGGGCAAGGTCACCCGGCCACACG GCAACTCCGGCGTCGTCCGCGCCAAGTTCACCTCCCCTCTTCCCACCAAGTCCTTCGGTGCTTCTGTTCGCGTCATGCTGTACCCATCTtcgatataa